Proteins from a single region of Fundulus heteroclitus isolate FHET01 chromosome 12, MU-UCD_Fhet_4.1, whole genome shotgun sequence:
- the LOC118564913 gene encoding uncharacterized protein LOC118564913, translated as MTTYITELDVSLNDTEASYLRTQDFKQIYVNLNMNGSPEVYLWYKEGSSSPITRIQFSFTDSMAEGLNASGFEKVKKNLNTGSCGDNVFLWYFKGTTESHVPITEIEVSRDDEARKFSLGWERMSCNLNRGTGRSWAFLWVKREKKTYIQDMKVTDGCDNDQGYLEKGYIRVDESTNRSTSGKPVFLWYLPTIKMEGSYVSLKVSTNDKDCQRYQKEGFLQLTPPVNLNEGNQGNKVYLWYKKEDPGHKPIQTITLLSNQKLIADYMKAGVTVLQENLNSGCGCPCFPATPLFLGYYN; from the coding sequence ATGACCACATACATCACTGAGCTTGACGTATCTCTGAACGATACAGAGGCGAGTTATCTCAGAACACAGGACTTCAAACAGATCTATGTCAATCTGAACATGAATGGAAGCCCTGAGGTTTATCTCTGGTACAAAGAGGGCAGCAGCTCTCCAATTACCAGGATCCAGTTCTCCTTCACTGATAGCATGGCAGAGGGCCTGAATGCTAGTGGGTtcgaaaaggttaaaaaaaacctcaacacTGGATCATGTGGAGACAATGTCTTCCTGTGGTATTTCAAAGGTACCACAGAGAGTCATGTTCCCATCACAGAGATTGAGGTGTCTCGTGATGATGAAGCCAGAAAGTTTAGCCTTGGCTGGGAGAGGATGTCCTGCAATCTGAACCGAGGCACTGGAAGATCCTGGGCCTTCCTGTGGGtgaagagagagaagaagacCTACATCCAGGACATGAAAGTCACCGATGGCTGTGACAATGATCAAGGCTATCTTGAAAAAGGGTACATCAGAGTAGATGAGAGCACCAACAGAAGCACCTCAGGGAAGCCAGTCTTCCTCTGGTACCTTCCCACCATCAAGATGGAGGGGAGCTATGTGTCCCTGAAAGTCTCCACCAATGACAAAGATTGTCAGAGATACCAAAAGGAGGGCTTCCTTCAACTGACCCCCCCTGTAAATCTCAACGAGGGGAATCAGGGCAACAAAGTGTATCTGTGGTACAAGAAGGAGGACCCTGGCCACAAACCGATCCAGACCATCACTCTGTTGTCCAACCAGAAGTTGATTGCCGATTATATGAAAGCTGGGGTCACAGTCCTCCAGGAGAACCTGAACTCAGGTTGTGGGTGTCCATGCTTTCCTGCAACTCCACTTTTCCTGGGTTATTATAACTAA